Sequence from the Corallococcus sp. EGB genome:
GGGTGCGGAGGTGACCACCCCATGGATGATACGTCCGTCAGGCAGCGTCGCATCCACCGTCATCTCGCCGTAGGCGCCCCAGTCGAATGAATCAACATACACAGTGGCGGAGTCATACAAGCTGTCCGGTGTCCGTCCTTCCTGGAGGGTCTCGCCGCCTGATGTCGCGTCCGTGATGTCGAGCGCTGTTTCCTGGGTGGGGCGCAACTCAAGGTCGCGTTCGTTATACTGCTCCCCGACCAGTGGCCAGTTGCTCGACACCCCGGGGACTGTTGAGGACTTGAGCCGGAAGACAATGTTCTTGGCCTGGAGAGCTTCGGGTCCCAGGAGTCTGGCTGTCACCTCGAGTGAGTTGATGATATCTGAGCTTGCATCCTGCGACAGGGACTGGGGCGGGCCAGAACTGAAGGCGACGGCAACACCATCGAGAGGTGGGGCGTCGAGCATCTCGTCGGCTTCATCCACCGAGGGAGCGGAAGGCCGCCATTCGGCGTAGTTGTCGGGAGGCTCGATGAGGAGCTTGACCTCGTTGAGGTCCATTGGCGAAAGCTGGAACGAGAAGTTGTAGGGGATCTTCTGGCTCTGTGCGCCACAAGGGGCAGCCTGGTCCTCCGTGACGTTCACGCTGAGGTCCAGTCCGCTCGCCGGAATGGGCCATGGCGTGGTTCCGAGTCCTGGGTACCTCAGCGGCGATGCATAAGCGGTCGAGGTGTGTGTGCCGACCGAGGACTCGGAGAGCGTAGTGATGAAGGCGCTGCTGGTGTTGATGTCATGCCCGTAGAGGAACCGGAAGTTTGGGCCCTCGTAGGGAGTCGCTTCTGGCGTCATGAACAATAATGCGAGTGTGTTGATTTTTTGGGAAGGGAGCGTCACGGTCGTCCGCGCCCAGAGCTGAGTGGTGATGTTTCTTTCCTGGATGCATTTGATCGTAACTGTTCCCTGGAACCGGCCCGTCCAATAGTAGAGAGAGCCGGCGTCCTGTGTCAGATACGCGATCCCCGCCCCCTGGTGGGTACATTCAATGGTGTAGGTTGCCCCTTCTTCGGTGAAGGTCCGCTTGGTCGCGGCCGATGAGAACCTCACCGTGCCACCGTAGACCTTGACGTTCTCGAAGCGCGTGTTGCCCAGGGCAGAGGTCTTGCTTTGGAGCTGGAGCGCGCCGTCATCCGAAGTCGATGGGCGGCAGGCTGTGAGTGCCAGTAATGCGAAGACTGCGGATATCTGCCGCAGAGTGGGCGATGAAATGCGGGCCATGTCTGGTGAGTGCTTTCGGATCTGGTGATGAGGGAACTGAACGCGACGGGCGTCCCCGGCCTATGTTTAACATAGTACGCCGGGGTGGGATGCCAGTTCCGTGCCAGGTTTCCGTGACGTAGGGCCGGGCTTGGTGGAAAGAAGAAAGAGGCGGCCCTCCCAAGTGGAGGACCACCTCGTTATGTCAGGGAAGGTGTAGGTCGCCGCCGTGTTCTTCTTCGCCGGCGTGAAGCTGGCTTCGGCGGAGTTGGCGCCCGACAGCGTCGGCGCCGCGCCACCCGCCTGCATCCAGGCGTTTGTCAGCGCCTCGTTGTCCGGATCCGTGGACGTCGAGGCGTCCAGCTTCACCTGCTCACCGCCGCGAACACCGGAGATGATCTGGGCCTTGGCGACCGGCGCCTGGTTCACGTTCGTCACCGTGACCGAGTAGACGAACGGACCGGCCGTCGCGCCGTCCGCGTCCGTCACCACCAGGCTGAAGGCCAGGGGCGTGTTGCCCTGCACCTGCGGCGCGGTAAAGCCCAACTCCCTCAAGCAGGTGCGGAGGAGGCGAACGCGGGGCTTGAGGCAGCGGCCAGGAAGGAGCGGATGGCGG
This genomic interval carries:
- a CDS encoding Ig-like domain-containing protein, whose translation is MGFTAPQVQGNTPLAFSLVVTDADGATAGPFVYSVTVTNVNQAPVAKAQIISGVRGGEQVKLDASTSTDPDNEALTNAWMQAGGAAPTLSGANSAEASFTPAKKNTAATYTFPDITRWSSTWEGRLFLLSTKPGPTSRKPGTELASHPGVLC